In Deinococcus psychrotolerans, a genomic segment contains:
- the ccsA gene encoding cytochrome c biogenesis protein CcsA, protein MTSVTTLSKTGSKKDRLTPVLGAVTALSVLAGLWLSLTAPADVNQGLLVRLMFVHVPTAWLSYLAYGGTGLFGLLYLITRQRRYDRLAMSSGEIGVLFTVATIVGGMLWAKPTWGTYWVWDARLTTTALSLVVYGAYLLVRGLIDDPERRARVSAVIGVVGTLYIPVNYMAVEWWRGVHQTQTLKLLGGMQWGAAPVYGIALTVMTLAFTLLYVYLLRVRGILAAKQERREEREFELPPLNQPLSQSEVRRG, encoded by the coding sequence ATGACCAGTGTGACCACGCTCAGTAAAACAGGCTCGAAAAAAGACCGTCTCACCCCCGTTCTCGGCGCAGTGACGGCCCTCAGTGTGCTGGCCGGCCTGTGGCTGAGTCTCACCGCACCCGCCGACGTCAATCAGGGCCTCCTCGTGCGGCTGATGTTCGTGCATGTGCCGACCGCATGGCTGAGTTACCTTGCGTATGGCGGCACCGGGTTGTTCGGGCTGCTGTACCTCATCACCCGCCAGCGCCGCTACGACCGCCTCGCCATGAGCAGCGGTGAAATCGGAGTGCTGTTTACAGTGGCGACCATCGTGGGCGGCATGCTGTGGGCCAAGCCGACCTGGGGCACCTACTGGGTGTGGGACGCCCGGCTGACCACCACCGCCCTCTCGCTGGTGGTGTACGGCGCTTACCTGCTGGTGCGCGGCCTGATCGACGACCCCGAGCGCCGCGCCCGCGTTTCGGCGGTGATCGGCGTGGTCGGCACGCTCTACATTCCGGTCAATTACATGGCGGTGGAGTGGTGGCGCGGGGTTCACCAGACCCAGACCCTCAAGCTGCTCGGCGGAATGCAGTGGGGCGCGGCTCCGGTGTACGGCATCGCCCTGACCGTCATGACGCTCGCCTTTACCTTGCTTTACGTTTACTTGCTGCGGGTGCGCGGCATTTTGGCGGCCAAGCAGGAGCGCCGCGAAGAGCGCGAATTTGAATTGCCGCCCCTGAATCAGCCGCTGAGCCAGAGCGAGGTGCGCCGTGGATAA
- the ccmD gene encoding heme exporter protein CcmD codes for MDKYSGYVLITYVVTFVILIGYLGWVWWRLRQEEREL; via the coding sequence GTGGATAAGTATTCGGGCTACGTCCTCATTACTTACGTCGTTACGTTCGTGATTCTGATCGGCTATCTGGGCTGGGTCTGGTGGCGGCTGCGGCAAGAAGAGAGGGAACTGTGA
- the ccmE gene encoding cytochrome c maturation protein CcmE, whose translation MSAPSSPQLPQARRRRKNPLPYVLAGVALAGLLTYIIFGNLAQSIEYFVTPTEYKAQAANLQGHTVRIGGLVRAVKYDRNSLDLNFNVTDGSATFPVVYQGAVSDLFKENQGVVVRGTFNAQNVFHANELIVKHSEEYRIPRSQSELKDMLKNAKDANAEGQ comes from the coding sequence GTGAGTGCGCCCTCGTCTCCTCAACTCCCTCAGGCCAGAAGGCGCAGGAAAAACCCGCTGCCGTATGTGCTGGCGGGCGTGGCCCTCGCTGGCTTACTGACTTACATCATCTTCGGCAACCTCGCCCAGAGCATCGAATACTTCGTGACGCCCACCGAGTACAAGGCCCAGGCCGCCAACTTGCAGGGCCACACCGTCAGAATCGGCGGCCTCGTCAGGGCCGTGAAGTATGACCGCAATTCGCTCGACCTGAATTTCAACGTCACCGACGGCAGCGCGACGTTTCCGGTGGTGTATCAGGGCGCGGTATCGGACTTGTTCAAGGAAAATCAGGGCGTGGTGGTGCGCGGCACCTTCAATGCCCAGAATGTCTTTCACGCCAACGAACTGATCGTCAAGCACAGCGAGGAATACCGCATCCCGCGTAGCCAGAGCGAACTCAAAGACATGCTGAAAAATGCCAAAGACGCCAACGCCGAAGGGCAGTAA
- a CDS encoding heme lyase CcmF/NrfE family subunit, producing the protein MLNLISFQSSPLAALGQVAMLLALAFTLAGLWLSVLGGLRSDPRSTEAARRSVWAVFAFVSLAILALLSALLRDDFSVRYVAEHSMTTSPTWVKITSLWGALEGSILLWAWLLAGYAFILSLTLRRDALRPWALGAMFVSLLFFVGVVAGVASPFTPLAQIPLQGQGPNPALQNHWMMAVHPVLLYLGFVGLSVPFAYAVAALITGRLSDHWLSVTRRWTLMAWVFLTAAIVAGGWWSYETLGWGGYWAWDPVENASFIPWLLTTAFLHSIQIQEKRNLLRGWNIWLIVLAYTSTVLGTFLNRSGIVQSVHAFAGGPVGPVFLGFLALLLIGGVALTAWRTPKLRDLGEAPAPLSREAAFLAGNWLFLVFSAVVLLGTLFPVIVEAVTGRKSSIGAPFFNTFSVPIGLGLLLLMGVGPLLPWRRADGESLLMALRLPVGTGVLAAIIAAVLGVRSVAVLLTLALCAYNVAGLATLTLRAARQRGSLTALLSEQPRRYGAYTAHLGLVVLALGLAFSGAYKQSGETTLNLGQDKQVLGDTLRLESLREAKYDYGSSAITQIRVNGQSFAPRMNVYAQDPGTPFPTPAVRYSVLGDTYLVTTNIDKNGKWASIRLIKSPLVSWIWVGTLIIVLGAGVTLLSPARPAVRKVTGGAVAAD; encoded by the coding sequence ATGCTGAATCTGATTTCATTTCAGTCCAGTCCTCTGGCCGCGCTGGGCCAAGTCGCCATGCTGCTGGCCCTAGCCTTTACGTTGGCGGGGCTGTGGCTCTCGGTGCTGGGTGGCCTGCGAAGCGACCCGCGCAGCACCGAAGCGGCCCGCCGCAGCGTTTGGGCGGTGTTCGCCTTTGTCAGTTTGGCGATTCTGGCGCTGCTCTCGGCCCTGCTGCGCGACGACTTCTCGGTGCGTTACGTGGCCGAGCACTCGATGACCACCTCACCGACTTGGGTCAAGATCACCTCGCTGTGGGGAGCGCTGGAAGGCTCCATCTTGCTGTGGGCCTGGCTGCTGGCGGGCTACGCTTTCATTCTCAGCCTGACCCTGCGGCGCGACGCTCTGCGGCCCTGGGCACTGGGAGCGATGTTCGTTTCACTGCTGTTTTTCGTGGGCGTGGTGGCAGGAGTGGCCTCGCCGTTTACCCCGCTGGCACAGATTCCGTTGCAGGGGCAGGGGCCGAATCCGGCGCTGCAAAACCACTGGATGATGGCCGTTCACCCGGTCTTGCTGTATTTGGGCTTCGTGGGCCTGAGCGTGCCGTTTGCCTACGCGGTGGCCGCGCTCATTACTGGGCGACTCTCGGATCACTGGCTGAGCGTGACCCGCCGCTGGACGCTGATGGCCTGGGTCTTTTTGACCGCCGCGATTGTGGCGGGCGGTTGGTGGAGCTACGAAACATTGGGCTGGGGCGGCTACTGGGCCTGGGATCCGGTCGAGAATGCCAGCTTCATTCCCTGGCTGCTGACCACCGCTTTTTTGCACAGCATCCAGATTCAGGAAAAACGCAACTTGCTGCGCGGCTGGAACATCTGGCTCATCGTGCTGGCCTACACCTCCACCGTGCTGGGCACCTTCCTGAACCGCAGCGGCATCGTGCAGAGCGTCCACGCCTTCGCGGGCGGGCCAGTCGGCCCTGTGTTTCTGGGTTTTCTGGCATTGCTGCTGATCGGCGGCGTGGCCCTGACCGCCTGGCGCACCCCCAAGCTGCGCGACCTGGGTGAAGCGCCCGCACCGCTCAGCCGCGAAGCTGCGTTTCTGGCGGGCAACTGGCTGTTTTTGGTGTTCAGCGCCGTGGTGCTGCTCGGCACCCTGTTTCCGGTGATCGTGGAAGCCGTGACGGGCCGCAAGAGCAGCATCGGCGCACCGTTTTTCAATACCTTCAGCGTGCCGATTGGCCTCGGTTTGCTGCTGCTGATGGGCGTCGGGCCGCTGCTGCCCTGGCGTCGGGCTGACGGCGAGAGCCTGCTGATGGCCCTGCGGCTGCCGGTTGGAACGGGCGTGCTGGCGGCCATCATCGCCGCCGTGCTGGGCGTCCGGAGCGTGGCAGTACTGCTGACACTGGCCCTGTGCGCCTACAACGTCGCCGGACTCGCCACCCTGACCCTCCGGGCGGCCAGACAGCGCGGCAGCCTCACGGCCCTGCTCAGTGAGCAGCCACGCCGCTACGGAGCGTATACCGCTCACCTCGGTTTGGTGGTGCTGGCGCTGGGCTTGGCCTTTTCGGGAGCGTACAAACAGAGCGGCGAAACCACCCTCAACCTCGGCCAAGACAAACAGGTGCTGGGCGACACCCTGCGGCTCGAAAGCCTGCGCGAGGCCAAGTATGACTATGGCTCCAGCGCCATCACCCAAATTCGGGTCAATGGCCAGAGTTTTGCGCCGCGCATGAACGTCTATGCCCAAGACCCCGGCACCCCATTTCCCACTCCCGCCGTGCGCTACAGCGTGCTGGGCGACACCTACCTCGTGACCACCAACATCGACAAAAATGGCAAGTGGGCCAGCATCCGCCTCATCAAATCGCCGCTGGTGTCGTGGATTTGGGTCGGCACTTTGATTATCGTGCTGGGCGCGGGCGTCACCTTGCTATCTCCGGCGCGGCCCGCTGTGCGCAAGGTAACGGGCGGGGCAGTGGCGGCGGACTGA